In one uncultured Methanoregula sp. genomic region, the following are encoded:
- a CDS encoding HEAT repeat domain-containing protein: MTAIESLKQSRDIHGLIRLLDHKNPDTQWKAADALGSLGEAACDPLIRILEFPKMHVRLGAIEALGDIQCPRSVEPVIRRLKEDKDNEIRFVAALALGQIGDPRALASLEEALQDPDRYVRYGAVMSLEMLSWTPDDETTLAYMLIAQQEWETLRGMKEAATGPLIKILKDPNPKTRQKIVELLGEIGGPDATKACEGALMDRDPGVRWRAVLACGNCGVPRHIIPQILANRPRTTPSALGAAVLNLFFFGLGYNYIGKWWGFPVFMFYMTNMVFLQLYTGLWFPYIFVYPFTAISAVHTYYTVKRMPDM; the protein is encoded by the coding sequence ATGACCGCCATTGAATCCTTAAAACAATCCCGGGATATCCACGGGCTCATCCGGTTGCTGGATCACAAGAATCCTGATACCCAGTGGAAGGCTGCGGATGCACTGGGCTCGCTCGGGGAAGCTGCCTGCGACCCGCTCATCAGGATCCTCGAATTTCCCAAGATGCATGTCCGTCTCGGTGCCATCGAAGCCCTCGGGGACATCCAGTGCCCAAGGTCCGTTGAACCCGTAATACGGAGGCTTAAGGAAGACAAGGACAACGAGATCAGGTTTGTTGCTGCACTGGCTCTGGGGCAGATCGGGGACCCGCGGGCACTCGCCTCCCTGGAAGAAGCCCTGCAGGACCCGGACCGTTATGTGCGGTACGGGGCGGTGATGTCCCTTGAGATGCTGAGCTGGACACCGGATGACGAGACCACTCTCGCATACATGCTCATTGCCCAGCAGGAATGGGAAACGCTGCGCGGGATGAAAGAGGCGGCAACAGGCCCTCTCATAAAGATCCTTAAGGACCCAAACCCGAAAACCCGGCAGAAGATCGTGGAACTCCTCGGGGAGATCGGAGGCCCGGATGCAACGAAAGCCTGCGAAGGAGCGCTCATGGACCGTGATCCCGGGGTCCGATGGAGGGCCGTACTTGCCTGCGGCAACTGCGGGGTTCCCCGTCATATTATCCCCCAGATCCTCGCAAACCGTCCCCGTACAACCCCCAGTGCCCTCGGGGCCGCAGTCCTGAACCTTTTCTTCTTCGGTCTCGGGTACAATTATATCGGAAAATGGTGGGGCTTTCCGGTCTTTATGTTCTATATGACCAACATGGTCTTTCTCCAGCTCTATACGGGGCTGTGGTTCCCGTATATCTTCGTCTACCCGTTCACCGCGATCAGTGCAGTCCATACCTACTACACGGTAAAGCGCATGCCGGATATGTGA
- a CDS encoding zinc ribbon domain-containing protein, with translation MITCEACGGSVSAGTSFCTACGARLSRETDNLSHDTIPSPAVPEEGLVWSRKIPLITNPYLVLQCIGIPFLIGIVLGGLFSLGTGSRDMLLLFLVIALGLAVLMLIIMAVLQLVTGGGLETDFFISSNGVAHSAGKTTRTLDRASTAGSVVLGSMGGTGTGLIAMSQECNVLAWQDVRYISGYPAVRSLVFRSKYLISPVVLYCTEENFPQVRALVKKYAPAVAAAKL, from the coding sequence ATGATCACCTGTGAGGCGTGCGGGGGCAGCGTGAGTGCCGGGACCTCATTCTGTACTGCCTGCGGGGCGCGTCTCTCTCGTGAGACTGATAATCTCTCTCATGATACGATCCCCTCGCCAGCTGTCCCGGAAGAGGGTCTTGTCTGGTCCCGGAAAATCCCCCTCATTACCAACCCGTACCTGGTGCTCCAGTGTATCGGGATCCCGTTCCTGATCGGGATTGTTTTGGGCGGACTCTTCTCGCTTGGAACGGGGTCGCGGGATATGCTCCTCCTGTTCCTTGTTATCGCGCTCGGCCTCGCGGTCCTGATGCTGATCATCATGGCAGTCCTCCAGCTTGTCACCGGCGGCGGTCTGGAGACTGATTTTTTTATCAGCAGCAACGGAGTTGCCCATAGCGCAGGGAAAACAACACGGACGCTCGACCGTGCATCAACGGCAGGATCGGTTGTGCTGGGGTCGATGGGCGGGACCGGTACCGGCCTGATCGCCATGTCGCAGGAATGTAATGTCCTTGCCTGGCAGGATGTCCGGTATATATCCGGTTACCCGGCAGTGCGATCCCTTGTTTTCCGCTCGAAATACCTGATAAGCCCGGTTGTTTTGTATTGTACGGAAGAGAATTTCCCGCAGGTCCGTGCACTGGTAAAAAAATACGCCCCTGCAGTGGCGGCAGCAAAACTCTGA
- a CDS encoding DUF473 domain-containing protein, protein MKCAALTSISPDVIRDLKTGRPKTIELQSTHNVVTIASVEPGPETHIFMTSVDTEDLAPGDAGICVYVLATSISMKRIVEFSHGLFYEERERMSARVQLKYCASSVVKEVFKEGICKPIAVEVLKNSCYHAG, encoded by the coding sequence ATGAAGTGTGCAGCATTAACCAGTATCTCCCCCGATGTGATAAGGGATCTCAAGACCGGCAGGCCAAAAACCATAGAACTCCAGAGTACCCACAATGTTGTAACGATCGCGAGCGTTGAGCCGGGCCCGGAAACCCACATCTTCATGACATCGGTTGACACGGAAGACCTTGCGCCCGGGGATGCAGGGATCTGCGTCTATGTACTTGCTACGAGTATCAGCATGAAGCGAATCGTGGAGTTCTCCCATGGGTTATTTTACGAGGAGCGGGAGCGGATGTCCGCACGGGTGCAGCTGAAATACTGCGCTTCCTCGGTTGTCAAGGAAGTGTTCAAGGAAGGGATCTGCAAGCCAATCGCCGTTGAGGTCCTCAAGAACTCCTGCTACCACGCCGGATAA
- a CDS encoding zinc ribbon domain-containing protein: MPYCPECGKRVAAQAKFCRFCGASQAEETDSPESAVASPPKNSICGTCNSILLPDDKFCGNCGSKAGSAPPAPVEAPVVSFPAPQIPLLACPSCGAPANPDAKFCGICGAPAGQSPAAKTAPSEVTAGYTCASCGSPLAGSEKFCGICGKAAVAARPVPSGAAVTAATAGKVCGSCSAPVKENTKFCGMCGAPAGTSAPPAQVMPRVSPQVPDRWEEVLGVIPNARKMKMFGAAFDTYTIVVTGQRMILARLTQPMLNAAIAEANAKAKAEGKGFLGVVGDQLAVSFGFGKRYETMPPEQVLHETPGNVAIANPRITAIRLTLLDTKKSGMDWNEFKMTVESMDGKYEYIIAEDDRFLTLLTTAYGDRVKIPPGLFTSGPVRVRFF; this comes from the coding sequence ATGCCTTATTGCCCTGAATGCGGGAAACGTGTTGCAGCCCAGGCAAAATTCTGCCGGTTTTGCGGAGCATCGCAGGCAGAAGAAACCGATTCCCCGGAAAGTGCCGTGGCAAGTCCACCAAAGAATTCCATCTGCGGCACCTGCAACAGTATTCTCCTTCCGGATGACAAGTTCTGCGGGAACTGCGGCTCAAAAGCCGGCAGCGCCCCGCCGGCTCCTGTTGAAGCGCCGGTGGTCTCGTTCCCGGCACCCCAAATCCCGCTGCTGGCCTGCCCTTCCTGTGGTGCTCCGGCAAATCCCGATGCAAAATTCTGTGGCATCTGCGGGGCTCCGGCCGGCCAGTCCCCGGCGGCAAAGACTGCCCCTTCCGAAGTTACGGCCGGTTATACCTGTGCCTCATGCGGCAGCCCGCTCGCGGGTTCTGAGAAATTCTGTGGCATCTGTGGCAAGGCCGCCGTTGCCGCCCGCCCGGTTCCGTCGGGAGCTGCAGTGACGGCTGCGACGGCAGGAAAGGTCTGCGGTTCGTGCAGTGCACCCGTTAAAGAGAATACAAAATTCTGCGGGATGTGTGGGGCACCGGCAGGCACATCCGCTCCCCCGGCACAGGTAATGCCCCGGGTATCCCCGCAGGTTCCGGACCGCTGGGAAGAAGTTCTCGGCGTTATCCCGAATGCCAGGAAGATGAAGATGTTCGGTGCTGCCTTTGATACCTATACGATCGTGGTCACCGGCCAGCGCATGATCCTCGCCCGGCTGACGCAACCCATGCTGAATGCAGCCATAGCCGAAGCGAATGCCAAAGCAAAGGCCGAAGGGAAAGGATTCCTGGGGGTGGTGGGCGACCAGCTGGCAGTATCTTTCGGCTTCGGGAAACGGTACGAAACAATGCCGCCCGAACAGGTGCTTCATGAAACGCCGGGCAATGTTGCCATCGCAAACCCGCGTATCACCGCGATCAGGCTCACTCTCCTTGATACAAAAAAATCCGGCATGGACTGGAACGAATTTAAGATGACGGTCGAGTCCATGGATGGAAAATATGAGTATATCATTGCCGAAGACGACCGGTTTTTAACCCTCCTTACGACCGCGTATGGTGACCGGGTCAAAATACCGCCCGGGCTCTTTACCTCAGGCCCGGTACGGGTCAGGTTCTTCTAA
- a CDS encoding carbonic anhydrase, with the protein MKHLKTSTVPQTDAEFPVIEELLAGNERFRQNEFQEQYDRYSTIARQQHPKVLWIGCSDSRIQSGHITNAQPGMLFIHRNIGNIIPVQDWNFASVLEYAIIHLNIQDIVICGHSDCGAIKALDGDIDSPFIQVWLNNALEAKERVDATLASPATPEERKNRLRCIEQENVRLQIEHLQKYPLAKKALAGKKLQIHGLYYHLDTGLLEKIQ; encoded by the coding sequence ATGAAACATCTTAAAACGTCCACGGTCCCCCAAACTGATGCAGAATTTCCTGTAATCGAAGAGTTGCTGGCCGGGAACGAGCGGTTCCGGCAAAATGAATTCCAGGAACAGTACGACCGCTATTCCACGATAGCCAGGCAGCAGCACCCGAAGGTGCTCTGGATCGGGTGTTCTGACTCCCGGATCCAGAGCGGGCATATTACCAATGCCCAGCCGGGGATGCTTTTTATTCACCGCAATATCGGGAACATCATCCCGGTACAGGACTGGAATTTCGCATCAGTGCTCGAATATGCCATCATCCACCTCAATATTCAGGATATTGTCATCTGCGGCCACTCGGACTGCGGAGCGATAAAAGCACTTGATGGTGATATAGACAGCCCGTTTATCCAGGTCTGGCTGAACAACGCGCTCGAGGCAAAAGAGCGGGTCGATGCAACACTGGCCTCTCCCGCTACGCCGGAAGAACGCAAGAACCGCCTGCGCTGTATCGAACAGGAAAACGTCCGGCTCCAGATTGAACATCTCCAGAAGTATCCCCTGGCAAAAAAGGCCCTTGCCGGAAAGAAACTCCAAATCCACGGGCTCTATTACCATCTTGATACAGGTCTTCTCGAAAAGATCCAGTGA
- a CDS encoding HEAT repeat domain-containing protein has product MSFFDLFKPKKPDVEELKRRKDIHGLIRALRFRDISVQLEAAQALGTLGPDALKYLHRALGSRNKTVKLGIIGALTEIRSTESIPPLIAALSDENSEVQWQAAIALGEIGDPEATGPLVSAMGAPDKYVRFGAAISLSRIGWKPQDPHERATYLSAMEEWKAIREIGKPAVPALVGLLRDRDAGVRLKAVELLGATGDRSATPALMQSLGDENREVRWGAALAAPRCAIPMKSLPRGLARRPQTVKNPWIAGFLNFLLPGLGYGYIGKWWGTMIFQIDVMVTVWLFKFEGDTNSYALLLPVYILLGAHAWYITAKMPKDPP; this is encoded by the coding sequence ATGTCGTTCTTTGACCTGTTCAAGCCAAAAAAACCTGATGTGGAGGAATTGAAAAGAAGAAAAGATATCCACGGGTTGATCCGTGCCCTCCGGTTCCGGGACATCAGTGTGCAGCTGGAAGCAGCACAGGCTCTCGGGACCCTTGGCCCGGATGCTCTCAAATACCTCCATCGTGCACTTGGATCCAGGAACAAGACCGTAAAACTCGGTATCATCGGGGCGCTCACCGAGATCCGGAGTACGGAAAGCATTCCCCCGCTGATCGCTGCCCTCTCGGACGAGAACAGCGAAGTGCAATGGCAGGCAGCTATCGCACTGGGCGAGATCGGCGATCCTGAGGCAACCGGGCCCCTGGTATCTGCAATGGGTGCCCCCGATAAATATGTCCGTTTCGGGGCGGCGATATCGCTCTCCAGGATCGGCTGGAAACCGCAGGATCCTCACGAACGGGCAACGTATCTCTCAGCTATGGAAGAGTGGAAGGCCATCCGGGAGATCGGAAAACCTGCGGTACCGGCACTCGTGGGGCTTCTCCGGGACCGGGACGCGGGAGTCCGTCTGAAAGCAGTCGAGCTCCTGGGAGCAACCGGGGACAGAAGTGCGACACCGGCACTCATGCAGTCACTCGGGGACGAGAACCGGGAAGTGCGCTGGGGTGCGGCGCTGGCTGCACCGCGCTGTGCCATTCCCATGAAGTCCCTGCCAAGGGGTCTTGCCAGACGCCCCCAGACCGTAAAAAATCCATGGATTGCCGGGTTCCTCAACTTCCTCCTCCCGGGTCTCGGGTACGGGTACATCGGTAAATGGTGGGGAACCATGATCTTCCAGATCGACGTTATGGTAACGGTCTGGCTCTTCAAGTTCGAAGGGGATACCAACTCATATGCCCTGCTCCTCCCGGTCTACATCCTGCTCGGGGCACATGCCTGGTATATCACGGCGAAGATGCCAAAAGATCCCCCGTGA
- a CDS encoding WD40 repeat domain-containing protein, with the protein MKSVWVQLIAAGIVFAACAIGTAAGTSLGSDWTERPVSDDSPFSGVQISADGGTVFAGGNHMLVRSWDGKSHFGGQSGIIAAMSPDGNYVVTALGRSVTLLNNKGEPLWERILPATARAVAISRDGTLIVAADEKGYYSSWARNGDFYGRVTDDPAKKIAISRTGDLVVATTEGGLRFYDGALNVKWADNRSGSIDTYIAISSDGSTVITAGGTRLSSHTSNGTLNWMNDVTKDTIIDMACSEDGSAIIVGGQDNAVTAIDRYGKTHWTYSTGSKWANSVGVSTDASVIAVGASDGTVYVLDHGGSLLAKRSTGGIIQPRSLAVSRDGTRIVVSDQYRLNGLEVIGNTAPEGLVTYTSTPLNPVSRYTTETTIPTVNPVLTLTTTGQTPVTPAATQKSPTGLFVVILAVAGIALVMARGKR; encoded by the coding sequence ATGAAAAGCGTGTGGGTTCAGCTGATCGCAGCAGGAATCGTATTCGCAGCATGTGCAATAGGAACAGCCGCAGGGACCAGCCTTGGCTCCGACTGGACCGAGAGACCGGTATCAGACGACAGCCCGTTCTCAGGAGTCCAGATATCGGCCGATGGCGGCACGGTCTTTGCCGGGGGAAACCATATGCTGGTCCGAAGCTGGGACGGCAAATCCCACTTTGGCGGACAATCCGGGATCATTGCAGCCATGAGCCCTGATGGCAATTACGTTGTTACTGCGCTGGGCAGATCCGTAACCCTGCTGAATAACAAGGGCGAACCGCTCTGGGAACGGATATTGCCTGCCACGGCCCGGGCCGTGGCCATATCCCGCGACGGGACGCTGATCGTTGCAGCCGATGAGAAAGGGTATTACAGCTCGTGGGCGAGGAACGGGGACTTTTACGGGCGTGTCACGGACGACCCGGCAAAGAAGATCGCGATCTCCAGAACCGGGGATCTCGTTGTGGCGACCACGGAAGGAGGGCTTCGTTTCTATGACGGCGCACTGAATGTGAAGTGGGCAGACAACAGGAGCGGGAGCATCGATACCTATATCGCTATCTCTTCGGACGGGTCAACGGTCATCACTGCCGGGGGAACACGCCTCTCATCCCATACCTCGAACGGGACACTCAACTGGATGAACGATGTCACGAAAGACACTATCATCGACATGGCCTGTTCCGAGGACGGTTCGGCCATCATTGTCGGAGGGCAGGACAATGCCGTAACGGCGATCGACCGGTACGGGAAAACCCACTGGACGTATTCTACGGGGAGCAAGTGGGCCAATTCAGTCGGGGTCTCGACAGATGCCTCGGTTATTGCCGTCGGGGCCAGCGATGGGACCGTGTACGTGCTCGATCACGGGGGATCTCTCCTGGCGAAAAGAAGCACGGGGGGAATCATCCAGCCGCGGTCGCTTGCCGTAAGCCGTGACGGGACACGGATAGTTGTCTCTGACCAGTACCGGTTGAACGGCCTTGAGGTGATTGGCAATACCGCGCCGGAGGGCCTGGTGACCTATACTTCCACACCCCTCAACCCGGTCTCCCGGTATACCACGGAGACAACAATCCCCACGGTGAACCCGGTCCTGACGCTCACGACAACAGGGCAGACGCCGGTTACACCGGCAGCGACCCAGAAATCGCCCACCGGTCTTTTTGTTGTGATTCTCGCGGTTGCGGGAATTGCCCTGGTAATGGCACGAGGGAAAAGATAA
- a CDS encoding proteasome assembly chaperone family protein produces the protein MTADFSSSDLKIFSKPLPTNGAAVLMGFPGSGLVGTIALQYMVDQMDFELIGSITSKFFPPLAMMNRGLINDPVRVYAKNDDKINIAAIVADVPIAPMICYEISNGILEWVNQYQPKEVLTIAGIITNEPEKRVFGVATTPAALTRIEEHTMVLPIGSISGIASSILTECKVRNIPAVGLLGETVNAPDPRASAATIEVLNKMYNLALDIQPLIEQAVEIEQSMGKLAEEVQQSADTTPKKDLPMYG, from the coding sequence ATGACGGCAGACTTCTCAAGCAGCGATCTCAAGATTTTTTCAAAACCGCTTCCTACAAACGGGGCAGCGGTCCTCATGGGCTTTCCCGGCAGTGGGCTTGTGGGAACCATCGCGCTCCAGTATATGGTTGACCAGATGGATTTTGAGCTGATCGGATCTATCACGTCCAAATTCTTCCCTCCTCTCGCCATGATGAACCGGGGCCTGATCAATGATCCTGTCCGGGTCTATGCGAAAAACGACGACAAAATTAATATCGCTGCCATTGTTGCCGATGTCCCGATCGCCCCGATGATCTGTTACGAGATCTCAAACGGCATCCTTGAATGGGTGAATCAGTACCAGCCAAAGGAAGTTCTGACGATCGCCGGGATCATCACCAATGAACCGGAAAAACGGGTCTTTGGCGTTGCCACAACTCCTGCCGCCCTCACCCGGATCGAAGAGCACACGATGGTCCTTCCCATCGGGAGCATCTCGGGGATTGCATCGAGCATCCTGACGGAATGTAAAGTCCGGAACATCCCGGCCGTGGGACTTCTTGGAGAGACAGTCAATGCTCCGGATCCGCGGGCTTCGGCAGCAACCATCGAAGTGCTCAACAAGATGTACAACCTTGCCCTTGATATCCAGCCCCTGATTGAACAGGCAGTAGAGATCGAGCAGAGCATGGGAAAACTGGCCGAGGAAGTCCAGCAGTCGGCGGACACAACACCGAAAAAAGATCTTCCAATGTACGGGTGA
- a CDS encoding DUF5611 family protein, with translation MQEYPIKRGLTKDLETRAAAELKTCFGVEPEKTARGFRIKSGALKRLDVTIGAGGKSVIIDTESDLSAADDVIIDTNKRFRKYLDAVTGFSTKERVKRAKTPVEG, from the coding sequence ATGCAAGAATATCCTATCAAGCGCGGGCTGACAAAAGACCTTGAAACAAGAGCGGCAGCAGAGCTTAAGACTTGTTTTGGCGTGGAACCGGAGAAGACTGCTAGGGGTTTCCGGATCAAATCCGGTGCGCTCAAGCGCCTTGATGTCACGATCGGAGCCGGGGGGAAGTCTGTAATCATCGATACTGAATCTGATCTCAGTGCAGCTGATGACGTGATCATCGATACCAACAAGCGTTTCCGGAAATACCTTGATGCCGTTACCGGATTTTCCACCAAAGAGCGGGTAAAGCGGGCCAAGACTCCCGTTGAGGGATAA